In a genomic window of Glycine max cultivar Williams 82 chromosome 13, Glycine_max_v4.0, whole genome shotgun sequence:
- the LOC100776584 gene encoding probable serine/threonine-protein kinase PIX7 yields MESMDRSKGGRNIDVIQGRNVTNDMVTHQSDTQRTSSTKRSKGSLSTNLNQKIIEASSLRRFTFNDLKLATRNFESKNVLGEGGFGTVLKGWVNEHGNFAARPRMGIPVAVKTLNPNGFQGHKEWLTEINYLSELHHPNLVRLIGYCIKDDKRLLVYEYMCRASLDKHLFKRTKHLTWPIRIKIAIGAANALAFLHEEASRPVIFRDFKTSNVLLDKDYNAKLSDFGLAQDAPVGDKSHVSTEVMGTQGYAAPEYVMTG; encoded by the exons ATGGAGAGCATGGACAGATCTAAGGGAGGGAGAAACATCGATGTTATTCAAG GAAGAAATGTTACAAATGATATGGTTACACACCAATCAGATACTCAAAGAACCTCATCCACCAAAAGGTCAAAAGGATCCTTATCCACCAACTTAAACCAGAAAATAATTGAAGCGTCTTCCCTTCGAAGATTTACCTTTAATGATCTGAAGTTGGCAACCAGAAATTTTGAGTCTAAGAATGTTCTTGGTGAGGGAGGGTTTGGAACTGTGTTGAAAGGTTGGGTCAATGAGCATGGAAACTTTGCAGCACGACCTAGAATGGGAATTCCAGTAGCAGTGAAGACTCTTAACCCAAATGGATTTCAGGGTCACAAGGAATGGCTT ACTGAAATAAATTATCTTAGTGAGCTCCATCATCCAAATCTGGTTAGATTGATTGGCTATTGCATCAAGGATGACAAAAGGTTGCTAGTATATGAGTATATGTGTCGAGCAAGCTTAGACAAACATTTGTTCAAGA GAACTAAGCACCTTACATGGCCTATCAGAATTAAGATTGCAATTGGTGCTGCTAATGCCCTTGCATTTTTGCATGAGGAAGCTTCAAGGCCGGTAATATTTCGAGATTTCAAGACATCTAATGTCCTATTGGATAAG GACTACAATGCAAAACTTTCTGACTTTGGGCTTGCGCAAGATGCTCCAGTGGGAGATAAAAGTCACGTTTCCACTGAAGTAATGGGAACACAAGGTTATGCAGCCCCTGAGTATGTGATGACAGGTTAG